The Streptomyces sp. Mut1 genome window below encodes:
- a CDS encoding RrF2 family transcriptional regulator — translation MKLSGGVEWALHCCVVLTAASEPVPAARLALLHDISPSYLAKQMQALSRAGLVHSVQGKTGGYILTRNAARITVLDVVQAVDGADPAFVCTEIRQRGPLGTPPEKCTAPCPIARTMAAADAAWRESLRGVSIADLVGSVEETGGPGALPGIGTWLSSGSEASG, via the coding sequence ATGAAACTGTCCGGCGGGGTGGAATGGGCACTGCACTGCTGCGTCGTACTGACGGCGGCGAGCGAACCGGTGCCGGCTGCCCGGCTGGCCCTGCTGCACGACATCTCGCCCAGTTACCTGGCCAAGCAGATGCAGGCACTCTCCCGGGCCGGCCTGGTCCACTCGGTGCAGGGCAAGACGGGCGGGTACATCCTGACCAGGAACGCCGCCAGGATCACCGTTCTGGACGTGGTGCAGGCGGTCGACGGCGCCGACCCGGCCTTCGTCTGCACCGAGATCCGTCAGCGGGGCCCCCTCGGGACGCCGCCCGAGAAGTGCACGGCGCCGTGCCCCATCGCCCGCACCATGGCCGCCGCCGACGCCGCCTGGCGGGAATCACTGCGAGGGGTCTCCATAGCGGACCTCGTCGGCTCGGTGGAGGAGACCGGCGGGCCCGGGGCACTGCCCGGCATCGGTACGTGGCTCAGCTCGGGGAGCGAGGCGAGCGGCTGA
- a CDS encoding SDR family oxidoreductase produces MKITVIGGTGLIGSQLVTRLREGGHTVVPASLSTGVDLLTGEGLDAAVEGAETVVNVTNSPTFDAASPDFFRTSMGRLLTAGERAGVRHQVILSIVGVDQVPQLDYYRAKTLQEELLRNGPTAYSIVRATQFFEFMDAVMSWTSDEQTVRLPGTRVQPIATADVVAALADVATAEPLDGTVDVAGPDVFPLDEIGRLTLAARQDRRAVVTDGEAGMFAAVDGDVLIAGPGARIAPTSYKEWLAAGSR; encoded by the coding sequence ATGAAGATCACAGTCATCGGCGGTACCGGGCTGATCGGTTCCCAGCTCGTCACCAGGCTCCGCGAGGGCGGCCACACGGTGGTCCCCGCGTCCCTGTCGACCGGAGTCGACCTGCTCACCGGGGAGGGGCTCGACGCGGCGGTCGAAGGCGCGGAGACGGTCGTCAACGTGACCAACTCACCCACGTTCGACGCGGCGTCCCCCGATTTCTTCCGCACGAGCATGGGGCGCCTGCTGACGGCGGGCGAGCGGGCCGGTGTACGGCACCAGGTCATTCTCTCGATCGTCGGGGTGGACCAGGTGCCCCAGCTGGACTACTACCGGGCGAAGACGCTCCAGGAGGAACTCCTGCGCAACGGGCCCACCGCGTACTCGATCGTGCGCGCCACGCAGTTCTTCGAGTTCATGGACGCGGTCATGTCATGGACCTCCGACGAGCAGACCGTGCGCCTGCCCGGCACGCGTGTCCAGCCCATCGCGACGGCCGACGTGGTCGCCGCCCTCGCCGACGTCGCCACCGCCGAGCCGCTGGACGGCACGGTCGATGTCGCGGGCCCCGATGTCTTCCCCCTCGACGAGATCGGGCGCCTCACGCTCGCCGCCCGCCAGGACCGGCGCGCCGTCGTCACCGACGGCGAGGCGGGCATGTTCGCCGCTGTCGACGGTGACGTCCTCATCGCCGGCCCCGGCGCACGCATCGCCCCCACCTCGTACAAGGAGTGGCTCGCCGCCGGT